From Drosophila nasuta strain 15112-1781.00 chromosome X, ASM2355853v1, whole genome shotgun sequence, one genomic window encodes:
- the LOC132796845 gene encoding uncharacterized protein LOC132796845 — MRPWRERRSPGKSSATIRENYTTRRSTQLCPIPVPQHLLYRAIQMERAGRWKLSSVPAGKGGAPMYSMESYAPPTKPTRLQTLRRAQKPRYDNLAETSPCCLDAPLARHNNNNNHNSGARKLRTLTPPEQRAQRAQQEKSQSAGCSLSVILSTPSLKPNENEEKRSDDNKSKSSKLDKITLPKSKCMRKQGKRKQKKRLSKQQALTETLAKKHKKNNKKVIEVNLEIARKI, encoded by the exons ATGAGGCCATGGAGAGAGCGCCGATCGCCTGGAAAGAGCTCAGCAACGATCAGAGAGAACTATACAACTCG GAGAAGCACGCAGCTCTGCCCCATCCCAGTGCCGCAGCATCTGCTCTATCGGGCCATCCAAATGGAGCGAGCCGGCCGCTGGAAGCTGAGCAGCGTGCCAGCTGGCAAAGGCGGAGCTCCGATGTACTCGATGGAATCGTATGCACCGCCAACGAAACCCACGCGGTTGCAGACGCTGCGACGTGCTCAGAAGCCGCGCTACGACAATCTGGCGGAGACGTCACCCTGCTGCCTCGATGCGCCCCTCGCtcggcacaacaacaacaacaaccacaacagtgGAGCGAGGAAGCTGCGAACTCTGACGCCGCCGGAGCAACGAGCTCAGCGAGCGCAGCAGGAGAAATCGCAGTCAGCAGGATGTTCGCTCTCCGTCATCTTGTCGACGCCAAGTCTGAAGCCGAATGAAAACGAGGAAAAACGAAGCGACGACAACAAAAGCAAGTCGAGTAAGCTGGACAAGATTACGCTGCCAAAATCGAAGTGCATGCGAAAGCAGGGCAAGAGGAAGCAGAAGAAGCGACTGTCGAAGCAACAAGCTTTGACTGAAACACTCGCCAAGAAGCacaagaaaaataacaaaaaagttaTAGAAGTCAACTTAGAGATAGCTAGAAAGATATAG